The following proteins are co-located in the candidate division KSB1 bacterium genome:
- a CDS encoding CAP domain-containing protein, giving the protein MSYRFLLLLIAVCSSSLFGRSSWSTDLYDKFDEKSFAAYPPALERIDMDHIDFPLLHAAVFYETNRIRKLHQLPEFHHSNALEQAARKHSLDMVNHNFYSHTSPVKGKTTLTERAAVVGIRDCELAENISELSGLELVPNQPLFPPDQGQKWFSYEYRARRFRIIPIRVWRKPSSKIGTNLPDIVKTCSTPI; this is encoded by the coding sequence ATGAGTTACCGCTTCTTGTTATTACTGATCGCTGTTTGTAGTTCTTCTCTTTTCGGCCGGAGCTCCTGGTCTACCGATTTATATGATAAATTTGACGAAAAATCCTTTGCCGCTTATCCGCCGGCATTGGAACGAATCGACATGGACCATATCGATTTTCCGCTTCTTCATGCAGCCGTTTTTTACGAAACGAACAGAATCAGAAAGCTGCACCAATTGCCCGAGTTTCATCATTCCAATGCCCTGGAACAAGCCGCCCGAAAGCATTCTTTGGATATGGTTAACCATAATTTTTATTCACATACGAGTCCGGTAAAAGGCAAAACCACTCTGACCGAGCGCGCTGCAGTAGTCGGTATCCGTGATTGTGAATTGGCGGAAAACATTTCCGAGCTGAGCGGCCTTGAATTGGTACCGAACCAACCGCTCTTCCCACCCGATCAAGGACAAAAGTGGTTTAGTTATGAATATAGGGCCCGGCGATTCCGAATCATACCTATCAGAGTTTGGCGAAAGCCGTCGTCAAAAATTGGTACGAATCTGCCGGACATCGTCAAAACATGCTCAACCCCAATCTAA
- a CDS encoding CAP domain-containing protein has translation MAKAVVKNWYESAGHRQNMLNPNLKCLGVGAAHFKNSAVYNMDYFRFTQVFSSADVPRRSGLSTNDGK, from the coding sequence TTGGCGAAAGCCGTCGTCAAAAATTGGTACGAATCTGCCGGACATCGTCAAAACATGCTCAACCCCAATCTAAAGTGCCTCGGTGTCGGCGCGGCGCATTTTAAAAACTCTGCCGTTTACAACATGGATTACTTTCGCTTCACTCAGGTTTTCTCAAGCGCTGATGTGCCGAGAAGATCAGGTCTTTCAACTAATGATGGCAAATGA
- the panB gene encoding 3-methyl-2-oxobutanoate hydroxymethyltransferase, giving the protein MAEICAAKGRRKLVMLTCYDYSFARLLNGRVDMLLVGDSLGNVILGYPRTTHVTLQDMIRHTAAVRRGAPDTFLIADLPAGSYDDPETAIQSAHLLVEAGADAVKPEGRPEIVSALTSAGFSVMGHLGYLPQSQESFRVVGRDESEAEQVLAAALSMQTAGAFSVVLECLPSQPAERITSRLTIPTIGIGAGPHCDGQVLVLYDLLGLFTDFQPKFVRRYADLASIITEAVDRFILDVKQGNFPNKKEEYR; this is encoded by the coding sequence GTGGCGGAAATTTGCGCCGCCAAGGGCCGTCGAAAGCTGGTCATGCTGACCTGCTACGATTATAGTTTTGCCCGGCTGCTGAACGGCCGTGTGGATATGCTGCTGGTCGGCGACTCGCTCGGCAATGTGATTCTGGGCTATCCGCGAACGACCCACGTCACGCTTCAGGACATGATTCGCCACACGGCCGCGGTTCGGCGGGGCGCGCCCGATACTTTTTTAATAGCTGATTTGCCGGCCGGATCTTATGATGATCCTGAGACGGCCATTCAAAGCGCGCACCTTTTGGTTGAAGCCGGAGCCGATGCCGTCAAACCGGAGGGCAGACCCGAAATCGTTTCGGCGCTTACATCTGCGGGCTTTTCGGTCATGGGCCACCTTGGCTATCTTCCGCAAAGCCAAGAGAGCTTTCGTGTCGTCGGCAGAGATGAAAGTGAAGCCGAACAAGTCCTTGCCGCTGCTCTATCCATGCAGACGGCCGGCGCTTTCAGCGTCGTACTGGAATGCCTGCCTTCGCAGCCGGCCGAGCGGATCACCAGTCGATTGACGATCCCCACCATCGGCATCGGCGCGGGTCCCCATTGCGACGGCCAAGTCCTTGTTCTTTACGACCTCTTGGGACTGTTTACCGATTTTCAACCGAAATTCGTCAGAAGGTACGCCGACTTGGCTTCCATCATTACCGAGGCGGTGGATCGTTTTATTTTAGATGTAAAACAAGGAAATTTTCCAAATAAAAAGGAGGAATACCGTTAA
- the panC gene encoding pantoate--beta-alanine ligase: MTICTAIGETRQWVAEQKKNGHMIGFVPTMGALHEGHLSLVRRSLAENDVTAVSIFVNPLQFGPNEDFAVYPRMPERDFSLLESLGTDMVFHPPAEELIGGDIQTFVDMQGLTDHLCGLRRPGHFRGVCTIVTKLFNILQPDRAYFGRKDLQQLLIIEKMVQDLNFNIQIVPCPIVREADGLAMSSRNLYLSPQERKEAVVLSQAIKKAASLPWENAQASQIIKELRQVIDSAPSARIDYIQIVDRELNDVTIVHSGDILALAVFIGKTRLIDNYIFGEELNF; encoded by the coding sequence ATGACAATCTGTACCGCCATTGGTGAAACTCGGCAGTGGGTCGCCGAGCAGAAAAAGAATGGGCATATGATCGGCTTTGTGCCGACGATGGGCGCGCTGCATGAAGGCCATTTGTCACTCGTCCGCCGCTCCCTCGCGGAAAACGACGTTACCGCCGTCTCGATCTTTGTCAATCCGCTGCAGTTCGGTCCCAACGAGGACTTTGCCGTTTACCCGCGCATGCCCGAGCGCGATTTCTCGCTTTTGGAATCGCTGGGCACCGACATGGTTTTCCATCCGCCGGCGGAAGAATTGATTGGCGGCGACATACAGACCTTTGTCGATATGCAAGGCCTGACGGATCATCTTTGCGGGTTGCGCAGGCCGGGTCATTTCCGCGGTGTGTGCACAATTGTCACCAAGCTGTTCAACATTTTGCAACCCGACCGCGCCTACTTTGGCCGCAAAGACCTGCAGCAATTGTTGATCATCGAAAAAATGGTGCAGGATCTCAATTTTAACATCCAAATCGTTCCTTGTCCGATCGTTCGTGAAGCCGACGGCTTGGCTATGAGTTCGCGCAACCTTTATCTTTCGCCGCAGGAAAGAAAAGAAGCAGTAGTCCTCAGCCAAGCCATTAAAAAGGCGGCTTCACTTCCCTGGGAAAACGCCCAAGCAAGTCAGATCATAAAAGAATTGCGTCAAGTAATCGATTCGGCGCCGTCAGCGCGCATCGACTATATCCAAATCGTCGATCGTGAGCTGAACGATGTTACAATTGTGCACTCGGGGGATATCTTGGCTCTCGCCGTCTTTATCGGCAAGACACGGCTCATCGACAATTATATCTTCGGTGAGGAGCTGAACTTTTAG